The following is a genomic window from Acetomicrobium sp. S15 = DSM 107314.
ATATGTTTTTTCGTCCATGTCGAGCTCGTCCATGAGCTCGACATCGCCGGCCTGCCCCTTTTCCCTGTACAATTTATCCACAGCCTTCTCGAGCCGGCGGACTTTCTCCCTTCCGGCCCTGGAGAGCCAATCAAACCTGCGCAACTCGTCCAGCACCGCACCGCGTATCCTCGGCACAGCGAACGTATTGAATTTATAGCCCAGAGCTAAATCGTAGCGCTCAATCGCATCGAGCAGCCCCATTATGCCGAAGCTCAGGATGTCGTCGAAGCTCAATCCAGGAGGCAACGCCAACGGCATGCGGCTCACTACATACTTGACGAGCGGCAGATACCTTTTCACGAGCGCCTCTTTGTCCTTAGGGTCGCGATCCTTCTTATAGCGAAGCCACAGATCATCCATGCACCATCACCATATAACAAAAATGAGCAGCAATATGCCCAACAAGATGATCCCTATAAATACAGCAAACGCGGGACTGACCTTTGGAACGGCATAACGTCCAGGTTGAAGAACCTTCACGCGCACCTCGCCTGAGCCTTTGAATATTCCCTCCATTCCCTCGGATATGTGAAGCCTGACCAAATAATCGCCGCTGGGCAAACGCTCCACAGCCTTCACAGGAAAAGCCGCAGGCTGGCCGCTTTTAGCCATAACGCTGGCCACAAAGCGCGCGAGGCTGCCCCCTTCGTCGAGAGAAACTTCCACGAGATCACCGAGCGAAAAGTCCGATATAGCCTTGCCCCTCACCGGGTCCACGTATGGCTTGCAGAACAGTTGAACCGACTCCGCTTTGGGCCCTTCCCTATCCCTCTCTTCCCGGGCCTCTTCGGGTTCTCCCTCGCTTTCGCTTTCGGGCAGCGCCTTCGACAGCTCGGCGCGCAGTCTATTGAAACGCTCCAACTCGAGATCTACGATGAAATCGAGATGGAACTCGTCCGCGAGCATCTCTTGAATGCGAAGCAGGTTTTCCGGTTTCCCTTCGCCACGAAAGAGCAGGTTGATGACAGTAGGGGTGAAGAGAGCATCGAAGATCTTTTCCACCTTTTTGTAAGTGGGGTTATCCATCGGCTCCTCGACGTTTCTGATCGCATTCGTCACAGATTCCCAACTCGCCCTGATGGCGAAGCCCTCGGGCAGCCCATTTCTCCCCACCCAAAGCGATTTATCCAAAACCTCACCGGTCAAGCCGTCGGCCACGACGCAGAACAACCCTGCCACCTCACCCCGACGGCGCGACTCAAACTTCACTTTTATGGCAATATAACAGGGCACGATCGAGCGCAGGGCAGAAAGCGCGGCCGCCGTATCGCTCGAATTTGCCAGAACGTGCGCGAGCTCGTCGGGCGAAATGCCGAGCTGACAGGAGACGTCTTCGAGCAACTCCTGCGGAATGGCGACCGATGCGACGCCATCTTCTTTATCCTCTTGCTCTTGCACCCTTTTGACTTCTTCTACTTCGCCCACAGCCCAACCTCGATTCACAGCTCTTTTACGGTCGAACCTATGACCCTAACGACGAGGACCCACCGGTCGGTCCTGAATTCGACGCTTCTTCCTTTGTTGCCCCCTACATCAAAAGCTACGAGCGGTATATCCAGGCTGGATAGGGCTCTCTTCGTGGCCTCTACGTTTCTGTCCCCTACCGACAAGATGCTGCTGCCCTTGCCGCCCAAGGCGAACATCTGAGCACCTCCCGCCATTTTGGCCTTCAACCTGCCCTTAGAAGCCCCCATTTGGAGCAGCTCGTTAACGAGCGCGCAGACCGCTGTATCGGCGAACTTTCCCGGTTTAGGGGTGTTTTCTCCCCTGCTTTCCGGCAACATTATGTGAGCCATTCCCGCCACCTTGGCCACCTCGTCATAGATCGCTATTCCTATGCACGAACCCAATCCCAACGATATCAGCGTAGCCGGGTGCCTGGCCGCCACCAAGTCGGCCATACCTACATGCAAGACGGTAGACAAGCCTAAAACACCCCCAGCTTTTTGAGAAGGGTCTCGAGCGAATCCGGGTCTGGCACAAGAACGACAGTACCTTTTACCTCGCTATCCTCGCCTATGACATTTAGGGTGGTCTTAGACATCAAGGCCACATCGCCCGACATACCATAGAGGGCAGCCACCACATCCATTATAGATCCCAACATGTCATGGGCAACTGCCGGGACCGTTGCCGGCAAGGGGCTTCCAACGAGGAGGCTTATAGCGCTCAAAAACGCGCCGATGATTATATTGCCGACCTCCGCGTTCACGCTGTCCCTGATATCCTCTTTCGTCGCTTCGTCTAAGCTGCCCAAATCCTGGGAAATCAAGATTTCGGACAGTCTAAAGGCCTCTCCTTCTTCCATGAGAAAAATGACGTTGCCCGAAAACTCTCCCTCGCATCGGATGAGGACCGCACAAACAGGCGTCTCCGGTGCGCCGTACCTCTCGGCAACCTCGTAAACCGGGATCAACTCCGCCTCTGGGACCTCCATGCTGACAGATCTTCTTAAGAGTTTTGAGAGAGCGGTCGCCGCATTCCCAGCTCCTATATTGACGACCTCTTTCAGCGCATCCAGCTGCAGGCTATTGAGGTGCTCCCACTCGAGCTTCATACGTCACCGCCCTCTCGGACCTGCTGCCAAGGGAAGCCACGTCCAATATCAGCGCCACATTGCCATCGCCCAATATCGTAGCACCAGCGATCCCCTGGACCTTGGAGAGGAGCTTCCCGAGAGGCTTTATCACGATCTCTTGTTGTCCGATCAACTCATCGACGATAAGCCCTCTCCTCTTGCCACCCACCCTGACTACCACCACGGGAAACTCGTCCGCCTCCAGTCGAGAATGGGCCCTCAAGAGCCCAGCCAAACTCTGAAGCGACAAAATCTCTCCCCTCACGGTAACCACGGGTGTGCCGTGAACGCTCCTGATATCGTTTTTATTCACCAAAAGAGTCT
Proteins encoded in this region:
- a CDS encoding chemotaxis protein CheC translates to MKLEWEHLNSLQLDALKEVVNIGAGNAATALSKLLRRSVSMEVPEAELIPVYEVAERYGAPETPVCAVLIRCEGEFSGNVIFLMEEGEAFRLSEILISQDLGSLDEATKEDIRDSVNAEVGNIIIGAFLSAISLLVGSPLPATVPAVAHDMLGSIMDVVAALYGMSGDVALMSKTTLNVIGEDSEVKGTVVLVPDPDSLETLLKKLGVF
- a CDS encoding sigma-70 family RNA polymerase sigma factor, yielding MDDLWLRYKKDRDPKDKEALVKRYLPLVKYVVSRMPLALPPGLSFDDILSFGIMGLLDAIERYDLALGYKFNTFAVPRIRGAVLDELRRFDWLSRAGREKVRRLEKAVDKLYREKGQAGDVELMDELDMDEKTYKELLEVASRNHVVSLDEVLALDDGDVSRGDLVADDLPTPQEAVELSDELDSIARALERLPEKERLVISLYYYDGLTLKEIGAVLGVTESRASQIHGKALSTLRALLRADF
- a CDS encoding chemotaxis protein CheD; the encoded protein is MSTVLHVGMADLVAARHPATLISLGLGSCIGIAIYDEVAKVAGMAHIMLPESRGENTPKPGKFADTAVCALVNELLQMGASKGRLKAKMAGGAQMFALGGKGSSILSVGDRNVEATKRALSSLDIPLVAFDVGGNKGRSVEFRTDRWVLVVRVIGSTVKEL